One genomic segment of Chiloscyllium plagiosum isolate BGI_BamShark_2017 chromosome 10, ASM401019v2, whole genome shotgun sequence includes these proteins:
- the LOC122553918 gene encoding G-protein coupled receptor 4-like, whose protein sequence is MQLNMLDNVTQNNSNCTIDSSVEDIIIPIMYLASLIVGLPGNCLSIYVACLQVNRENEIGVYLLNLSFADVLYTLTIPYWFIEYFDIQANVELYNLINVVTYTTMYLSPAFLCCISMDRYLATVYPLRYFSLRTVKAAIIVSVVCWVLQLMCHALLLYQQNFFSMFHFSAVYEDTYPMKSSLVVEYLTRFAVGFCLPLTLLLFCSQRMLNAINDSTATVDTEKRKIVSLLLRLLLVYIISFGPYHVIMLIRSLIEPGNCYFAQKINIFYKVSFALTGLNSAADPIIYCLLCDSARQDIRNLFTAMKMIELKSHTAQKLSMPNIFPKLS, encoded by the coding sequence ATGCAGCTCAACATGCTGGACAATGTGACACAAAACAACTCCAACTGCACTATCGATTCCAGCGTGGAAGATATCATCATCCCCATCATGTACCTGGCCTCTTTGATTGTTGGCCTGCCTGGGAACTGTCTATCAATCTATGTGGCATGTTTGCAAGTGAATCGTGAGAACGAGATTGGTGTCTACTTGCTGAATCTAAGCTTTGCCGATGTCTTATACACACTCACCATCCCTTATTGGTTCATTGAATACTTTGACATCCAAGCAAATGTGGAGTTGTACAACCTGATTAACGTTGTGACCTACACTACCATGTACTTAAGCCCTGCTTTCCTCTGCTGTATCTCCATGGACCGCTACCTCGCTACAGTCTATCCACTGAGGTATTTTAGTCTCCGTACAGTCAAGGCAGCCATCATAGTCAGTGTGGTCTGTTGGGTCCTCCAGCTGATGTGCCATGCATTGCTGCTCTACCAGCAGAATTTCTTTTCCATGTTCCACTTCTCTGCAGTCTATGAAGATACATATCCAATGAAATCAAGCTTGGTTGTTGAATATCTCACGCGCTTTGCCGTTGGGTTTTGCTTGCCACTGACCTTGCTCCTGTTTTGCTCTCAGCGCATGTTGAATGCAATCAACGACAGTACAGCCACGGTGGACACAGAGAAAAGGAAGATTGTGAGCCTCTTGCTGCGGCTGCTTCTCGTCTACATCATCAGCTTCGGGCCTTATCATGTCATCATGCTCATCCGCAGTCTCATCGAGCCAGGAAACTGCTATTTTGCCCAGAAAATAAACATCTTTTACAAAGTGTCCTTTGCACTTACTGGTCTCAATAGTGCTGCTGACCCCATCATCTACTGCTTGCTTTGTGACAGTGCCAGGCAGGATATTAGGAACCTGTTCACAGCCATGAAGATGATAGAgttaaagagtcatacagcacagaaactgtccatgccaaacatattcCCAAAACTAAGCTAG